A window of the Mesotoga prima MesG1.Ag.4.2 genome harbors these coding sequences:
- a CDS encoding ATP-dependent helicase, protein MKKYTLKSSEIPGFLTEGLDEEQLKAVIESSGRSLIVAGPGSGKTRVITYKIAHLVSNSINPQNILLVTFTRAASREMIDRARRVSGSNLKGMLSGTFHHVCNYFLRKYAKAAGLAENFTILDREDAKDLIKHCRTELLEERKGINSSTLPSAGVLQSIYSYSVNVLSSLRESTARKNRKFLGSYDEIEEIWKRYVQEKTVQNCVDYDDLLLKALKLFNDNPSILNKEAERFRWVLVDEFQDTNVLQFRLVEMLSSVHGNLIVVGDDAQSIYSFRGARFENVYDFLSAKDARIYKIQTNYRSTPQIVELINSIVPQDSIEKQLRAVRMNGPIPVVAETWDNLEEASFVAQRIQEHIDDGVDPENIAVLYRSHYHSLELQMEMDKRKMNFTLYSGPRFTETAHVKDILALLKVIENPLDQVSWGRILRLFPGVGNATSLRIIQGISAAANDGHRAEEVVNSHVSKRIKLDKLVSILGATNEEEPPTEIVRRFYADFYGDYLDEKFPDARERRMDVERLIEIAGRYISISDLLEDLAVSEKIDIERESAEKQPSVVLSTVHQAKGLEWEVVFILAANPGDFPNSMAILEGSLSEEERIFYVAVTRAKDYLYILRQKGGRSRPMIGNRYVFRSGHDFVEKLPKNCFERWDVSWDS, encoded by the coding sequence ATGAAGAAATATACTCTCAAAAGTTCAGAAATTCCCGGATTTTTAACCGAAGGACTAGACGAAGAGCAGTTGAAGGCTGTCATTGAATCAAGCGGCCGTTCTTTAATAGTTGCAGGACCGGGTTCTGGAAAGACAAGAGTCATAACTTACAAAATCGCTCATCTTGTTTCAAATTCAATAAACCCCCAAAACATTCTTCTAGTGACTTTTACCAGGGCGGCTTCCAGAGAAATGATCGATCGCGCAAGACGTGTTAGCGGATCGAACCTTAAGGGAATGCTTTCGGGTACTTTTCACCATGTCTGCAATTATTTCTTGAGAAAGTATGCTAAGGCCGCTGGCTTAGCGGAAAATTTCACGATTCTTGACAGAGAAGATGCCAAAGACCTCATAAAACACTGTAGAACAGAATTACTAGAAGAGAGAAAGGGTATCAATAGTTCGACTCTTCCTTCAGCGGGCGTGCTACAGAGTATCTACTCGTATTCGGTTAATGTTCTTTCATCTCTTAGAGAGTCTACAGCGAGAAAGAACAGGAAGTTTCTCGGCTCTTATGATGAGATTGAAGAGATCTGGAAACGGTACGTTCAAGAGAAGACTGTTCAGAACTGTGTCGACTATGACGATCTTCTCCTTAAAGCGCTAAAGCTCTTCAACGACAATCCATCGATCTTGAACAAAGAGGCCGAGAGGTTCAGATGGGTTCTAGTCGATGAGTTTCAAGATACGAACGTTCTTCAGTTCAGACTCGTTGAAATGCTTTCCTCGGTCCATGGGAACCTTATTGTCGTAGGTGATGACGCTCAGTCCATCTACTCTTTCCGTGGAGCAAGGTTTGAGAATGTCTATGATTTTCTTTCGGCTAAAGATGCCAGGATCTACAAGATACAGACGAACTACCGTTCAACTCCTCAAATAGTCGAACTGATAAATTCGATAGTTCCTCAGGATTCAATTGAAAAACAGCTGAGAGCCGTTCGTATGAACGGGCCGATCCCGGTTGTTGCCGAGACCTGGGACAATCTTGAGGAGGCATCTTTCGTTGCCCAGAGAATTCAAGAACATATAGATGACGGGGTAGATCCCGAAAACATCGCCGTCCTGTATCGTTCGCACTATCACTCCCTTGAGCTACAGATGGAGATGGACAAGCGAAAAATGAATTTCACTCTCTACTCGGGTCCCAGATTTACAGAGACGGCCCACGTGAAGGATATTCTCGCATTGCTCAAAGTAATAGAGAATCCTCTTGATCAAGTTTCCTGGGGTAGGATTTTGAGGCTATTTCCCGGCGTGGGAAATGCGACCTCCCTCAGGATAATTCAGGGTATCTCAGCAGCTGCCAACGACGGTCACAGAGCTGAGGAGGTAGTAAACTCCCATGTGAGCAAACGGATAAAACTCGATAAACTCGTGAGTATTTTGGGTGCAACGAATGAAGAGGAGCCTCCAACGGAAATCGTTAGAAGGTTTTATGCCGATTTTTACGGTGATTATCTCGACGAGAAGTTTCCGGATGCTAGAGAGAGAAGAATGGATGTTGAAAGACTTATAGAGATCGCGGGCCGCTACATTTCCATATCCGATCTGCTTGAGGATCTGGCTGTCAGCGAAAAGATAGACATTGAGCGCGAGTCGGCTGAAAAACAGCCGTCGGTTGTACTTTCCACTGTGCATCAGGCGAAGGGTCTTGAATGGGAGGTCGTGTTTATTCTAGCGGCCAATCCCGGCGATTTCCCAAATTCAATGGCAATATTAGAAGGTTCTCTCAGCGAAGAAGAACGAATATTCTATGTTGCCGTTACTAGGGCGAAAGATTATCTTTACATACTCAGGCAGAAGGGCGGGAGATCGAGACCTATGATAGGGAACAGATACGTCTTTAGAAGCGGGCATGATTTCGTAGAGAAGCTCCCTAAAAACTGCTTCGAAAGATGGGATGTCAGCTGGGATTCCTAA
- a CDS encoding MFS transporter, with translation MDTKKAFSLISSYGFFLFGFTSIILGSALPAIEKSFGLDHQIAGVLLSLPTLAFMASAIVVSSLSNRFGPFKLLAAGIVCIAAGLTVLSVGRSFWLLLVGSMTVSFGTGSMETSIGIAVSGLNYKKPGGALNLMHSFFAIGSIISPLIVAAFLVDYTSWWKPFLIALFVSLLLLSFIPFLYGIPFVGSDEKATHFRKEIFSKKIFWLIMVGVLLYVGYEIGFTSWLSSFMFESKGIEMRYASIFPALLWAGIFVGRLLAGIFVDKLGYELSLLMMVIIAFVSFGAALLLQSAIAIALAVVFAGFGFSGTFPTLQAILISSMKNGIGFAIGMFTVAASIGGAMSNFLVGLLGHHFGMMAGVIFILFLIFLEMVVVLLIMRVRKVRVDAQ, from the coding sequence ATGGACACAAAGAAAGCTTTTAGCCTGATTTCATCTTATGGTTTCTTTCTCTTTGGGTTTACATCAATAATACTTGGAAGCGCATTGCCGGCTATCGAGAAGAGCTTTGGCTTAGACCATCAGATCGCAGGCGTTTTGCTTTCACTTCCTACGCTTGCCTTTATGGCTTCGGCTATTGTCGTTAGTTCTCTCTCTAATCGATTTGGACCCTTTAAATTGCTTGCCGCAGGCATTGTGTGCATTGCTGCAGGATTGACCGTCCTCTCTGTTGGTCGGTCATTCTGGCTTTTGTTAGTAGGAAGTATGACAGTGAGCTTCGGGACGGGAAGTATGGAAACTTCAATTGGAATAGCAGTCTCAGGACTGAACTACAAAAAGCCTGGGGGAGCTTTGAACCTCATGCATTCTTTCTTTGCGATAGGTTCAATTATCTCGCCTCTTATCGTGGCGGCCTTTCTTGTTGACTACACGTCATGGTGGAAGCCGTTTCTCATAGCTCTCTTTGTATCGCTTCTGCTGTTATCATTCATTCCGTTTCTTTACGGAATACCCTTTGTAGGAAGTGATGAGAAGGCTACTCACTTCAGAAAGGAGATTTTTTCCAAGAAGATCTTCTGGCTTATTATGGTGGGTGTTCTTCTTTATGTGGGCTACGAGATTGGTTTCACTTCATGGCTTTCGAGCTTCATGTTTGAATCGAAGGGTATTGAGATGAGATACGCGAGCATCTTTCCGGCGCTTCTCTGGGCAGGGATATTCGTCGGGAGATTACTGGCCGGGATCTTCGTCGATAAACTTGGATACGAGCTGTCGCTTTTGATGATGGTGATAATAGCTTTTGTTTCGTTTGGAGCAGCGTTGCTTCTCCAATCCGCCATTGCGATTGCGTTAGCGGTAGTATTTGCTGGTTTTGGCTTTTCTGGAACTTTTCCCACGCTTCAAGCCATCCTCATATCCTCCATGAAAAATGGAATCGGGTTCGCAATTGGAATGTTCACAGTTGCTGCATCAATTGGCGGCGCAATGTCTAATTTCCTCGTAGGGCTTCTTGGCCATCACTTCGGTATGATGGCCGGTGTTATCTTCATCTTGTTTCTCATCTTTCTTGAGATGGTCGTTGTGCTTTTAATAATGAGAGTCAGGAAGGTGAGAGTCGATGCACAGTAA
- a CDS encoding ABC transporter substrate-binding protein — MKQVLVCLLLLVGILGLSVQTVGITAIVEHPALDAVREGIIDVLEESGFKDGDNIVIDFQNAQGSVSTAVAIAKQFVSLKAAVMVGIATPSAQALVNASKTIPVVFSAVTDPVSANLVPAFGKNPGNVVGISDMTPVKTQLQLLKLTLPDVERVGVIYNSGEANSVTIREFAKEACDALGLELIDITGSTTAEMVASLNAQIKDVDAIYIGTDNTAASSIESISTVALREKVAIVAGDIDIARSGGLIGFGFNYYQVGRATGELVVEILKGTPPSELETKILGQDSLILFVNTDIAEEIGVEIPQSVLDLANLIVTDGVETER, encoded by the coding sequence ATGAAGCAGGTTCTTGTGTGTCTATTACTACTGGTAGGGATTCTTGGTTTGTCTGTTCAAACAGTTGGGATTACAGCGATAGTAGAGCACCCGGCTCTTGATGCAGTGAGGGAAGGAATTATCGATGTTCTTGAAGAGAGTGGCTTCAAGGATGGGGACAACATTGTTATTGACTTCCAGAATGCTCAGGGATCGGTTTCCACTGCGGTAGCCATTGCAAAGCAGTTCGTATCATTAAAAGCAGCTGTAATGGTCGGAATAGCAACTCCGTCGGCTCAGGCACTTGTAAATGCTTCAAAGACAATTCCCGTGGTTTTCAGCGCCGTAACCGATCCGGTCAGCGCAAACCTTGTACCGGCATTTGGAAAGAACCCTGGAAACGTGGTTGGGATAAGCGACATGACACCTGTAAAAACCCAGCTTCAGCTGCTGAAACTTACTCTTCCGGATGTCGAAAGGGTGGGAGTGATTTACAATTCCGGAGAGGCCAACTCCGTGACAATAAGGGAGTTTGCCAAAGAAGCCTGTGACGCTCTTGGACTAGAACTAATAGATATCACAGGTTCTACGACCGCCGAAATGGTCGCCTCTCTAAATGCCCAGATAAAAGATGTAGACGCAATCTACATCGGTACAGATAACACTGCTGCCTCAAGCATAGAATCGATTTCTACGGTTGCCTTGAGAGAAAAGGTCGCAATTGTCGCGGGAGATATAGATATTGCAAGATCTGGCGGTCTGATCGGCTTTGGATTTAATTACTACCAGGTCGGTAGAGCCACCGGAGAACTGGTTGTTGAAATTCTTAAGGGTACTCCTCCTTCGGAACTCGAAACTAAGATACTGGGACAGGATTCCTTGATTCTTTTCGTCAACACAGACATCGCAGAAGAAATCGGCGTAGAGATTCCACAATCGGTCCTAGATCTGGCTAATCTGATAGTAACCGATGGTGTAGAGACGGAAAGGTAA
- a CDS encoding FAD-dependent monooxygenase: MHSKVIIVGAGPAGLAASRIFARDGIDFLLLDSKSFPREKGCGGGLTPRSLKRVHEIFPEVDIEGFDCHELSINRLIDGQMKHLTTLMSKKTIFKTVDRKEFDNALLKSIVERGGRFLSSRVREIVKEEQGFVVKTDERELTSDYVIVSAGVFGAKLLGHEPPSFGVAYYGYSSPTGSASVTFIPNGYLWSFPGESFDSVGGGIYPDSEKTPSYEEMSTLIKRSFGEEIDLRGTPIPTFNTDVVLSLNNLYTNLLVAGDSAGLVDNWTGAGIDFALDSGRQAALSIIEDGYKGKTVNERYLERLFPAARHLQIADAFRKRFNRNFEEHLDLLKGRMTGKLLSNYLGYYVKGPYRLAFKSLFTRGISSRQLHC, from the coding sequence ATGCACAGTAAGGTAATAATAGTTGGAGCAGGCCCCGCTGGACTCGCCGCCTCAAGAATCTTTGCCCGTGACGGAATAGATTTCCTTCTTCTTGATTCTAAAAGCTTCCCACGAGAAAAGGGCTGCGGAGGGGGTTTGACGCCAAGATCTTTGAAGAGGGTCCACGAGATATTTCCCGAAGTGGATATCGAGGGCTTCGACTGTCACGAGTTAAGCATAAACAGGTTAATCGACGGACAGATGAAGCATCTTACTACTCTGATGTCAAAGAAGACAATATTCAAAACTGTTGACAGGAAGGAATTTGATAATGCTCTTCTCAAATCCATAGTTGAGAGAGGCGGTAGATTCCTTTCTTCAAGAGTGAGAGAGATCGTGAAAGAGGAACAAGGTTTTGTCGTTAAGACAGATGAAAGAGAGTTGACCTCTGACTATGTAATCGTTTCGGCCGGCGTTTTTGGGGCAAAACTCCTTGGACATGAACCACCCTCTTTTGGAGTTGCATATTATGGTTACAGCTCTCCCACGGGAAGTGCTTCCGTCACCTTTATCCCCAATGGTTACCTTTGGAGTTTCCCTGGTGAGTCTTTCGACTCTGTTGGAGGTGGGATTTACCCCGATTCGGAGAAGACTCCCTCTTATGAAGAGATGAGTACCTTGATAAAGAGATCTTTCGGTGAAGAGATTGATTTGCGGGGGACACCAATCCCTACTTTCAATACCGATGTAGTTCTTAGTTTGAACAACCTATACACGAATTTGCTGGTTGCAGGAGACAGCGCGGGACTTGTTGATAACTGGACGGGCGCCGGTATCGATTTTGCTCTCGATTCTGGCAGACAGGCTGCACTCTCGATCATTGAGGATGGTTACAAAGGCAAAACTGTTAACGAAAGATATCTTGAAAGGCTCTTCCCGGCAGCCAGGCATCTGCAAATCGCAGACGCCTTCAGAAAAAGGTTCAACAGGAATTTCGAAGAACATTTAGATCTTCTCAAGGGAAGAATGACTGGGAAACTTCTTTCTAACTATCTTGGCTACTACGTTAAGGGTCCTTACAGACTCGCATTCAAAAGCCTATTCACTCGTGGAATCTCAAGTCGCCAACTACACTGCTGA
- a CDS encoding cupin domain-containing protein codes for MADRAIKCSANSLDFAQKVAGFSAKAVELKAPFSGRPEAHRNQHDLYVVISGKAKVKTGELTGKVDEISEGEYRSDEMIVNEEHTLQIGESLLIPAGLAHTVIVESGVFAQWVFKIDKR; via the coding sequence ATGGCAGACAGGGCAATCAAATGCTCGGCAAACAGTCTTGATTTCGCGCAAAAAGTGGCTGGCTTCTCGGCTAAAGCAGTAGAGCTCAAAGCCCCGTTTTCTGGAAGGCCTGAAGCACACAGGAATCAGCACGATCTATATGTAGTAATCTCGGGAAAGGCAAAGGTCAAGACCGGTGAACTCACAGGGAAGGTGGATGAGATTTCTGAAGGAGAGTACAGAAGCGACGAAATGATAGTTAATGAAGAACATACGCTTCAAATTGGCGAATCTCTTCTCATTCCAGCCGGTCTAGCACATACTGTAATCGTTGAATCAGGAGTCTTTGCGCAGTGGGTATTCAAAATAGATAAAAGGTGA
- a CDS encoding sodium-translocating pyrophosphatase, which yields MNSLYLPLVAGIISTIFAFVMLRRTLGFSQGNDRMKELSKYVQEGASAFLEEEAKKIFLVAVILAAVLGIIFQSFKYPIVLLFGALVSEAAGVIGMYAATRANARVAAGAESGLSSAFKVAFSSGSVMGLAVAGFSLTGLAVVMLVFKSSFVFEGITDLSKAFGRISYIDGVMILSSYSLGASLIALFDRVGGGMYTKAADMSADLVGKIEEHIEEDDPRNPATIADNVGDNVGDVAGLGADILESYVASIVSAIVLAIFMKFADHGTMTESQYYGLILLPVLIAGAGVLSSLIGVLVVASLKSKDARKSLSFGNLFTGGLVLASVAIVIGIAAPDYPFKDAFLINPEFVSRWRLFFAIASGLIAGIIISKLSEYYTSDDYKPTRKLAKDTQSGVAINITGGLALGMGSTLWPVITLAIAILAAYLSAGVYGIAIAALGMLSFVGYIVSVDSYGPVADNAGGIAQMANLDPKVRKLTDRLDSVGNTTAAIGKGFAIGSAAFAALSLIVSYIWGSAGTAEEIINNPVINLVEPYTLIGILLGGMLPFFFTSLLIKGVADTANLMIVEIRRQFKETPGIRTGEAVPDYRRCIEITTKGAVSRMLTPGVVAIASPFIVGFLFGRSAVAGLLVGGLSSAIMIAIFSANSGGAWDNAKKFIETGEYGGKGTPTHEAAVVGDTVGDPLKDTVGPSMDILIKLMSVVSLVFGSLFPVTPFFM from the coding sequence ATGAACTCACTGTACTTACCACTTGTAGCAGGGATCATATCTACCATCTTTGCTTTCGTCATGTTGCGGAGAACTCTTGGGTTTTCGCAGGGTAACGACAGGATGAAAGAGCTATCTAAGTACGTTCAAGAAGGTGCCTCTGCTTTTTTGGAGGAAGAAGCAAAAAAGATATTCCTTGTTGCGGTAATTCTTGCAGCCGTCCTGGGAATAATCTTTCAGTCTTTCAAGTACCCGATTGTCCTTCTCTTTGGAGCCCTTGTTTCTGAGGCCGCAGGAGTAATCGGAATGTATGCGGCCACGAGAGCGAATGCAAGGGTAGCAGCCGGGGCAGAGAGCGGATTGTCAAGTGCTTTCAAAGTTGCTTTTTCAAGCGGATCCGTTATGGGGCTCGCCGTCGCCGGTTTCTCCTTAACGGGTTTGGCAGTTGTAATGCTGGTTTTTAAGAGCTCCTTTGTTTTTGAAGGCATTACCGATCTTTCGAAAGCCTTTGGAAGGATCTCTTACATAGACGGTGTAATGATACTCAGCTCTTATTCACTCGGAGCCAGTCTCATTGCGCTGTTCGACAGGGTAGGCGGAGGTATGTACACTAAGGCGGCTGACATGAGTGCCGACCTTGTGGGAAAGATCGAAGAGCATATCGAAGAGGACGACCCGAGAAATCCCGCAACAATAGCCGATAACGTAGGTGACAACGTTGGCGACGTTGCAGGTTTGGGGGCGGACATTCTCGAGTCTTATGTGGCTTCGATCGTCTCTGCAATAGTTCTTGCTATTTTCATGAAGTTTGCTGATCATGGAACTATGACCGAGTCCCAGTATTATGGGCTGATATTGCTTCCGGTCCTGATAGCCGGCGCCGGTGTTCTTTCTTCACTGATTGGTGTTCTTGTAGTTGCAAGCTTGAAGTCTAAGGATGCCCGCAAGAGTCTCAGTTTTGGGAATCTATTTACCGGCGGTCTTGTCCTGGCATCGGTAGCGATAGTTATAGGGATCGCAGCGCCCGATTATCCATTCAAAGATGCATTCTTAATCAATCCCGAATTCGTTTCACGGTGGAGACTTTTTTTTGCAATTGCTTCCGGCTTGATTGCAGGAATAATCATCTCAAAGCTCAGCGAGTATTACACGTCCGATGACTACAAACCTACAAGAAAACTCGCGAAAGACACTCAAAGTGGAGTCGCGATAAACATCACCGGCGGTCTCGCTCTTGGAATGGGCAGCACTCTATGGCCAGTGATAACCTTAGCTATTGCCATACTTGCGGCATATTTGTCTGCAGGGGTCTACGGAATAGCCATAGCGGCCCTTGGAATGCTTTCCTTTGTCGGATATATCGTTTCTGTTGACTCTTACGGCCCAGTTGCGGACAACGCGGGCGGTATTGCTCAGATGGCAAATCTGGATCCGAAGGTAAGGAAGCTCACAGACCGACTAGATTCTGTAGGCAACACTACTGCGGCCATAGGGAAGGGCTTTGCAATAGGGTCTGCAGCTTTTGCTGCTCTTTCACTAATAGTATCTTACATATGGGGTTCGGCTGGGACAGCGGAAGAAATCATAAACAATCCAGTAATTAATCTGGTAGAGCCCTATACACTTATCGGAATTCTTTTAGGAGGAATGCTTCCCTTCTTCTTCACGTCACTTTTGATCAAGGGAGTGGCCGATACAGCAAATCTAATGATAGTTGAGATTAGAAGGCAGTTCAAGGAAACTCCTGGGATCAGGACTGGAGAAGCTGTGCCTGACTACAGGAGATGCATTGAAATTACGACAAAGGGTGCGGTTAGCAGAATGCTTACTCCCGGAGTTGTGGCGATCGCCTCACCGTTCATTGTTGGATTCCTTTTTGGTAGGTCGGCAGTTGCCGGTTTGCTGGTTGGCGGACTCTCCAGCGCAATCATGATAGCTATATTCAGTGCAAACTCCGGAGGAGCCTGGGACAATGCGAAGAAATTCATTGAAACCGGTGAGTATGGAGGAAAGGGTACGCCGACTCACGAAGCTGCAGTCGTAGGAGATACAGTGGGAGATCCGCTGAAGGACACCGTTGGTCCTTCTATGGATATTCTTATCAAGTTGATGTCTGTAGTTTCTCTGGTCTTTGGCTCTCTCTTCCCGGTAACACCATTCTTTATGTAA
- a CDS encoding potassium channel family protein yields MTNETGGAKQIVVSLILLAAVFLVGIIGYSIIEGYSPIDSIFMIMITISTVGYGTITELSQAGKIFTSIVILASITIVVYAVSNITAFLVEGRVNKMIRRRRILKTIEKLENHFIVIGGGDLGSTIAHEMSKRNNDVVIVEKSEERLKDLTSREGGKLIYVSGDATEEETLKSAGVEKAQGLMSWLPDDVDNIFVVLTARGMNKSMKIISKVAHRENINKLNYAGADKVIPIQEIGAHRMVTMMLNPTVIGFLDTISQSGSLQLRFEEVKVPGNFRPEGMTLEALKIPQRIGLIVIATVCDGVNKFNPSASTIVKPGDSLMVLGEHEQVEKLQSLLGGNLNVEPQENNSFIPLILEGNYLSTPVAGEFGDL; encoded by the coding sequence ATGACGAACGAAACTGGCGGTGCAAAACAGATCGTAGTCTCTCTCATTCTACTGGCAGCAGTGTTTCTGGTTGGAATTATCGGATACTCGATAATCGAAGGGTACAGTCCGATCGATTCGATATTTATGATAATGATAACGATCTCTACTGTCGGATATGGGACGATTACCGAACTTTCTCAGGCAGGAAAAATCTTTACAAGCATAGTGATTCTTGCCAGTATCACCATAGTTGTTTACGCCGTATCCAACATAACTGCCTTTCTCGTCGAAGGTAGGGTAAACAAAATGATCAGGAGGAGAAGAATTTTGAAAACCATAGAGAAGCTTGAGAATCATTTTATAGTAATCGGCGGTGGTGATCTGGGGTCGACTATCGCTCACGAGATGTCGAAGAGAAATAACGATGTGGTAATTGTTGAGAAGAGCGAAGAGAGGCTCAAAGATTTGACTTCACGAGAGGGAGGAAAGCTGATCTATGTTTCTGGAGACGCCACTGAAGAAGAAACGCTAAAAAGCGCGGGAGTAGAGAAGGCTCAAGGTTTGATGTCATGGTTACCGGACGACGTGGACAACATTTTTGTTGTTCTCACCGCCAGGGGAATGAACAAGAGCATGAAGATAATCTCAAAAGTTGCCCATCGCGAGAACATCAACAAGCTGAACTATGCCGGGGCCGACAAAGTGATTCCCATTCAAGAAATCGGTGCGCATCGAATGGTTACGATGATGCTTAATCCAACTGTAATCGGCTTTCTTGACACGATATCTCAATCGGGTTCGCTTCAGCTTCGCTTCGAAGAAGTGAAAGTGCCAGGCAATTTCAGACCAGAGGGCATGACGCTTGAAGCTTTGAAAATTCCTCAAAGGATTGGGTTGATTGTGATTGCAACGGTCTGCGACGGTGTGAACAAATTCAACCCGAGCGCATCAACTATTGTAAAGCCGGGAGACAGTCTCATGGTGCTTGGTGAGCATGAGCAGGTTGAAAAACTTCAGAGCTTGCTCGGCGGTAATTTGAACGTCGAGCCTCAAGAGAACAACTCGTTCATCCCACTTATCTTAGAGGGAAACTATCTTTCGACGCCTGTAGCAGGAGAGTTTGGAGATTTATAA
- a CDS encoding ABC transporter permease yields MAILEQGLIIGLMALGVYISFRIVDLPDLTTDGSFALGAAVAVKALVSGLPAWIAIMLAALTGAIAGSITGTIHRKLKINVLLAGILVMTMLYSVNLRVMGGPNLPVPRVVPEGTTQSFEEMSGGTGLDNLFEELEINTEKRQSRTTVVAKNIFNNQLDGSDLLLIVVLISAVVVVLSVALKSDPGMTLRAFGSNPSGVVSFGISQDVLAIAGLTIANCVIGLSGGLFALYSGFSDATIGQGMVVTGLASVIMGEILLGRVKLFYGLLSPIVGGVIYQALLSLAMRYGYRIGFLASDMKLLTAVFIITVIGLRQLSSSGGKRKVKQEVKRLWSNSKI; encoded by the coding sequence ATGGCGATTCTGGAACAGGGATTGATAATCGGCCTGATGGCCCTGGGAGTCTACATATCATTCAGAATTGTTGATCTTCCCGATCTTACGACGGACGGTTCCTTTGCCCTCGGAGCAGCCGTTGCCGTAAAAGCACTTGTCTCCGGTCTTCCCGCCTGGATTGCGATAATGCTAGCCGCCTTAACGGGAGCCATTGCCGGAAGCATTACGGGGACTATTCATAGAAAGCTCAAGATCAACGTTCTTCTTGCCGGAATTTTGGTCATGACAATGCTTTACTCAGTCAATCTCAGGGTAATGGGCGGACCCAATCTCCCAGTTCCAAGAGTCGTTCCAGAGGGGACAACTCAAAGCTTCGAGGAGATGAGCGGCGGTACTGGCCTAGATAACCTTTTCGAAGAGCTTGAGATCAACACTGAGAAGCGCCAATCAAGAACAACGGTAGTTGCCAAGAATATCTTTAATAACCAGCTCGATGGTTCTGACTTGTTACTAATAGTTGTCTTAATTTCTGCTGTGGTTGTAGTTCTGTCGGTTGCATTGAAATCTGACCCGGGAATGACACTGAGAGCATTTGGCAGTAATCCCTCGGGGGTGGTGTCTTTCGGAATATCCCAGGATGTTCTTGCCATTGCGGGGCTTACCATTGCCAACTGCGTTATAGGGTTGAGTGGCGGACTTTTCGCCCTCTACAGTGGGTTCTCTGACGCAACGATTGGGCAGGGAATGGTTGTAACGGGACTGGCTTCGGTAATAATGGGCGAGATACTTCTCGGGAGAGTAAAGCTTTTCTACGGCCTGCTTTCTCCAATAGTGGGTGGAGTGATATATCAGGCACTTCTCTCCCTAGCGATGAGATACGGATATAGGATCGGCTTTCTTGCAAGCGACATGAAACTACTCACAGCAGTTTTTATTATCACGGTTATTGGATTGCGTCAGCTTTCTTCAAGTGGAGGTAAACGAAAGGTGAAGCAGGAGGTGAAGAGGTTATGGTCGAATTCAAAGATCTGA
- a CDS encoding ABC transporter ATP-binding protein, whose amino-acid sequence MVEFKDLTVTYNPGMENERVALKNVSLTVLEGQFVTIVGPNGAGKSTLLKVILGEVQPTSGLYMIDGKTMNYMKPHKLAEFIGRVYQDPNTGIFPALTIAENLIIASKKGNRPFKFSSVKEEAISLLRDLGLGLEDRLKTKAGELSGGQKQSLAMVMAILSKPRLLLLDEHTASLDPDSASRVMELTERINREYDITIIMITHNMDIANSYGERLMRLMEGEVVNDGMRNIVPRVTSAV is encoded by the coding sequence ATGGTCGAATTCAAAGATCTGACTGTTACATACAATCCAGGGATGGAAAACGAAAGGGTGGCACTGAAAAATGTGAGTCTCACAGTTCTAGAGGGGCAGTTCGTGACAATCGTGGGGCCAAACGGTGCGGGAAAATCCACCCTTCTTAAGGTGATACTCGGTGAGGTTCAGCCGACATCCGGTCTCTACATGATCGACGGTAAGACAATGAATTACATGAAGCCACACAAACTTGCGGAGTTCATCGGTAGGGTTTACCAGGATCCGAACACAGGCATATTTCCGGCCCTCACCATTGCCGAAAATCTGATAATAGCCTCAAAGAAGGGAAATAGGCCTTTCAAGTTCAGTTCCGTCAAAGAAGAGGCAATATCGTTGCTAAGGGATCTGGGACTGGGGCTCGAAGACAGACTGAAAACCAAGGCAGGCGAGCTTTCAGGTGGGCAGAAACAGTCTCTGGCCATGGTGATGGCGATCTTGTCGAAACCGCGGCTTCTCCTTCTCGACGAACACACTGCTTCTCTAGACCCTGACAGCGCTTCCAGAGTCATGGAGTTGACTGAAAGGATAAACAGAGAATATGACATTACGATAATCATGATCACACACAACATGGATATCGCTAATTCATATGGAGAAAGGCTGATGAGACTGATGGAAGGCGAAGTGGTTAATGACGGGATGAGAAATATCGTTCCTCGGGTGACTTCAGCAGTGTAG
- a CDS encoding DUF2188 domain-containing protein: MSHVKPHEDKWVVDHESEEKMIHVFEEKVDAVKAASEMARNSPIKDCDS, from the coding sequence ATTTCTCATGTCAAACCCCACGAGGACAAATGGGTAGTCGACCATGAAAGTGAAGAGAAGATGATTCATGTGTTCGAAGAGAAGGTTGATGCAGTTAAGGCGGCCTCAGAGATGGCCAGGAACAGCCCGATAAAAGACTGTGATTCATGA